The Theileria annulata chromosome 3, complete sequence, *** SEQUENCING IN PROGRESS *** genome has a segment encoding these proteins:
- a CDS encoding uncharacterized protein (note;~Tap-24g11.q1c.cand.86 - score = 30.40): MGASSSKCPPNGGLRVHRVYPNGPGDVAGIEPFFDYILDVDGYTYTDDSDETLNLFTKYVNDHENQQISLTVYNARKKNIRDVYIVPQKWDGIGLLGLTLKFGLFSCLDEGAHIVHVYDKSPAQKAGLMPITDYLLGTNLQLFYDLDCVRIHVANKVDKEVVLIVYNSVTETVRRALIVPRENWGGRGTLGCDLAKGYIHRIPYVKSLFTYPTIETFPSINSQSSSTSKDVVDTIDLSLGNVNNYYANTDNSTIREDMSPSERFNLSVSLESGGLDEKNFEAEAEAENFVEQKDDNSLDNAAPNKQAVEINLSPNDSSTNLVDENSSHDSNDTVYDNLGPAAEPVDKSEED; the protein is encoded by the exons ATGGGAGCTTCTTCTTCCAAATGTCCACCGAATGGAG GCCTTCGAGTCCATAGAGTCTATCCCAACGGTCCTGGAG aTGTTGCCGGTATTGAACCTTTCTTCGACTACATATTGGATGTCGACGGGTACACTTACACAGACGACTCGGATGAGACTTTGAACCTATTCACCAAATACGTTAACGACCACGAGAACCAGCAAATATCCCTAACAGTGTATAACGCCCGTAAGAAGAATATTCGGGACGTATACATAGTTCCACAGAAGTGGGATGGAATAGGATTACTTGGACTAACACTGAAGTTTGGTTTGTTTAGCTGCCTGGATGAGGGGGCACATATTGTTCACGTGTATGATAAGTCACCAGCACAAAAAGCTGGACTCATGCCAATAACGGATTATCTGTTGGGTACAAATTTACAGTTGTTCTACGACCTCGACTGCGTTCGGATCCATGTGGCTAACAAGGTGGACAAGGAGGTTGTTCTGATAGTTTATAACAGTGTTACTGAGACGGTTCGGAGGGCCTTAATTGTGCCCAGGGAAAATTGGGGTGGAAGGGGCACACTAGGATGTGACCTTGCAAAGGGTTATATACACCGTATACCCTACGTCAAGTCGCTCTTCACTTATCCTACCATTGAAACCTTCCCTTCAATCAACTCTCAGTCTTCCAGCACCTCCAAGGACGTCGTGGATACCATTGACCTCTCACTTGGAAACGTCAACAACTACTACGCAAATACCGATAACAGCACTATTCGGGAGGATATGTCTCCTTCTGAAAGATTTAACCTGTCAGTCAGTTTAGAATCTGGTGGACTGGATGAAAAAAACTTCGAGGCTGAGGCTGAGGCTGAAAATTTCGTTGAACAGAAAGACGATAATTCTCTTGATAATGCCGCTCCAAACAAACAAGCCGTTGAAATTAACCTTAGCCCAAATGACTCTTCTACTAACTTGGTCGATGAGAACTCAAGTCATGACTCCAACGATACAGTCTATGATAACTTGGGACCCGCCGCTGAACCCGTTGATAAGAGTGAAGAGGATTAG
- a CDS encoding uncharacterized protein (note;~Tap-24g11.q1c.C.cand.154 - score = 40.86) — protein sequence MLKCFCRGSLANLRNNVRVPTKLRINKFSTSNRNHTSYDKDEFRRFSRGEVERLPFSDPYFEHLEANYLEAPLDLNTSSVSESPLLTRNNVGLGFLILNSEYIGSKCVSNLYRELLELENNVYKRFVVLTSMSRNVFSKGLDPSELHLFHDSILKLSSLKETPLKKNPDFKLDLINLNLERFKKALEEYVKNVLQLLYIIKTYRKPLIIYGNGQMESFGSNLCFISSFSSCYKHSTYQANTDQTLFNNFGSTFVLSNLRGNLGKYLLLTNDLLVGKDLIWSGLAKKFIEPSSINNIQIISDRLVELPEKYVESYINEFNINLSSPDFKLKNYESVINEHFKHDNIRDIVASLKNSFNKAKSKNVNDSDIPNFEQTILENMPKSSDTNSSGVNVLDGMLEIIKKLKVTKYKILSDLKIGVNEWSSMVNLSYKSTSTIKQENAKLLYNLIMEILLIESLKLESKLFFKSFRMDVDFSSVFDSLFDRSTSSYSGHESGNVKDALACMKQFLNIK from the exons atgcTTAAATGTTTTTGTAGAGGATCTCTGGCAAATTTAAGAAATAATGTAAGAGTTCCTAcaaaattaagaataaataaattctcAACCTCTAATAGAAACCATACAAGTTATGATAAAGATGAATTCCGGAGATTTTCAAGGGGAGAAGTCGAGCGATTACCG TTTTCTGATCCTTATTTCGAGCACCTGGAAGCCAACTATTTGGAAGCTCCACTGGATTTGAATACAAGTTCTGTATCAGAATCACCTTTACTTACTAGAAATAACGTAGGATTAGGGTTTTTAATACTCAATAG tgAATATATTGGAAGTAAATGCgtttctaatttatatcGAGAGTTGCTTGAATTAGAGAATAATGTGTACAAAAGATTTGTTGTTCTCACCTCTATGAGCAGAAATGTATTTTCTAAAGGACTAGATCCCTCAGAACTCCATCTGTTCCATGATTCGATCCTTAAATTATCAAGCTTAAAGGAAACACCCTTAAAGAAAAATCCAGATTTTAAATTggatttgataaatttaaacttgGAGCGTTTTAAAAAGGCTCTCGAAGAGTatgttaaaaatgtattacAACTTTTGTACATTATTAAGACGTACCGGAAACCCCTAATTATATATGGCAATGGCCAAATGG AATCTTTTGGTTCAAACTTGTGCTTTATATCCTCCTTTTCATCGTGTTACAAACACTCAACATATCAAGCGAACACAG atcAAACGCTTTTTAATAACTTCGGATCGACTTTTGTGTTATCCAACTTGAGAG GAAACTTGGGCAAATACTTGTTGTTGACCAACGATTTGTTGGTCGGGAAGGATTTAATCTGGTCAGGCCTGGCCAAAAAGTTCATCGAACCCAGTTCCATCAACAACATCCAAATTATCTCAGAC AGATTGGTTGAATTGCCCGAAAAATATGTTGAAAGCTACATAAACGAGTTTAACATAAACTTGAGTTCGCCAGATTTTAAGCTCAAGAATTACGAAAGTGTCATTAATGAACACTTCAAACATGATAACATCAGGGATATCGTAGCCAGTCTCAAAAACTCCTTCAATAAAGCTAAAAGCAAGAATGTAAACGATTCAGATATTCCAAATTTCGAGCAAACAATTCTAGAGAATATGCCAAAGTCAAGTGACACCAACTCTAGTGGTGTCAATGTTCTGGATGGT ATGCTTgaaattatcaaaaaaCTAAAGGTGACCAAGTATAAAATACTCTCCGATCTGAAGATAGGCGTGAATGAGTGGTCGAGCATGGTAAACTTGTCCTACAAGAGCACCAGTACCATAAAGCAGGAGAACGCAAAGCTGCTGTACAACTTGATCATGGAGATTCTCCTAATAGAGTCCCTAAAGCTGGAATCGAAGTTGTTTTTCAAGTCTTTTAGGATGGATGTGGACTTTTCCTCAGTTTTTGACTCCTTATTTGACAGGAGCACAAGCAGTTACAGCGGGCACGAGTCTGGGAATGTAAAGGATGCTTTGGCATGCATGAAGCagtttttaaatataaaatag
- a CDS encoding uncharacterized protein (note;~Tap-24g11.q1c.cand.87 - score = 32.00) — MQLLGLLNTSFKRRYIIKNGLKNYKIVGRNSFKPSPLFFKGLNKLIKYGRSNIKSKSHNKNTQNSNNCDLIVGSDQNLTRCRGFLSRYLESLKCNVTVWGSSVVELQVKLEDLSYLRSKKSFLRRFRNIKLKSNGKFCVPNAVQLASIRPQLSGSDLLINSPKGSGKTFLYLLPHLIHSYVFKNKEVLDGMELRNRRLVVLLPTIDLVIEESRSANGCFNGFNQRVSPLLYKDLALNNLSQVLDSEIVYSTPKSFLKLLVRFPTLASTFRFVVVDESERMVVGEFAYLLVRIRDMLPSDIQFVFLSNFSNNYALNQFTSRFLKLNFKIISYGNENDPKLHANNKVNVITRQLYGPIRNIGQYEELYKSINSTNPTQLEPIDLKERSSNEQSDMCALNLQVSHDSEPDLVRESGGIVGDLERKVQKNLDLILSSRTKTEYKLDFVLYDPNMFLNSLVSELDINKKTLVYFPTVRMCQFCYVFIKHYLKFFKNVSNVSGDTYEGDSDFKFYDFHSALSLDKRRYVMDTFKLADKGILFTTNLSIGHNFNPSKIIQVSFSFNQFELLNKFAFSNKLVNSGKDNIERVLLLNNLDGHILYEYYINGINVTLKRCFHSSNTHSPTNLGVEKDIYLINSCELMYRSLLGYYSENSRRLKIEPWTIPSFFNEFIKSFGISESFKVSPQFAARTQLLNSPGLEVSRAYNKKSTLISALKSYPGFISKSQQSNLLF; from the coding sequence ATGCAATTATTAGGATTACTCAATACCTCTTTTAAAAGGagatatattattaaaaatgggCTTAAAAACTATAAAATTGTGGGTAGGAATTCATTTAAACCTAGtccattattttttaaaggcctaaataaactaattaaatatgGAAGAAGTAATATAAAGTCAAAATCacataataaaaatacacAAAACAGCAATAACTGTGATCTTATAGTTGGTTCTGATCAAAATTTAACCCGTTGTAGAGGATTTTTGTCAAGATATTTAGAGAGTTTGAAGTGCAATGTGACTGTTTGGGGGTCATCAGTAGTTGAATTACAAGTTAAACTAGAAGATTTAAGTTACTTGAGAAGCAAGAAGTCATTTTTGAGAAGGTTTAGAAACATAAAACTTAAGTCCAATGGAAAATTTTGTGTTCCAAACGCAGTACAATTGGCCTCAATTAGGCCCCAATTGTCTGGATCTGACCTTCTTATTAACTCACCAAAGGGTTCAGGGAAAACATTTTTGTACCTACTTCCGCACTTGATACATAGTTatgtatttaaaaataaggAAGTTTTGGATGGAATGGAACTTCGAAACCGAAGACTGGTTGTGTTGTTGCCAACCATTGACCTAGTAATCGAAGAAAGTAGATCTGCCAATGGATGTTTCAATGGATTTAATCAAAGAGTTTCACCATTGCTGTACAAAGATTTGGCCTTGAATAATCTGTCCCAAGTTTTGGATTCTGAAATTGTTTATTCAACGCCCAAAAGTTTTTTGAAGTTATTGGTGAGGTTTCCAACACTCGCATCCACCTTCAGATTCGTAGTGGTTGATGAATCTGAGAGGATGGTCGTTGGAGAGTTTGCATACCTACTTGTCAGAATAAGGGATATGCTTCCATCTGATATTCagtttgtatttttatccaatttCAGTAATAATTATGCGTTAAACCAGTTCACTTCAAGGTTTTTGAAgctaaattttaaaattatatcatacggaaatgaaaatgatCCTAAATTACATGCTAATAATAAGGTGAATGTTATAACTAGACAATTATACGGCCCTATAAGGAATATTGGTCAATACGAGGAGTTATACAAGTCCATTAACTCCACCAATCCCACACAACTAGAACCAATAGATTTGAAAGAAAGAAGTAGTAATGAACAGAGCGACATGTGTgctttaaatttacaagtTAGCCATGATTCTGAACCCGATTTAGTTCGTGAAAGTGGAGGGATTGTTGGTGATTTGGAAAGGAAGGTACAGAAGAATTtggatttaatattatctaGCAGAACTAAAACTGAGTATAAATTAGACTTTGTATTGTATGATCCAAACATGTTTCTTAATTCCCTAGTGAGTGAATtagatataaataaaaagacTCTGGTCTACTTCCCAACAGTGAGGATGTGCCAATTCTGCTATGTTTTTATAAAGCACtacttaaaattttttaaaaacgTTTCAAATGTAAGTGGTGACACTTATGAAGGTGATTCAGactttaaattttatgatttCCATAGCGCTTTGAGCTTAGATAAGAGAAGGTACGTAATGGATACATTCAAGTTAGCTGACAAGGGTATTTTATTTACCACAAATTTGTCAATAGGACATAATTTTAACCCAAGTAAAATCATACAAGTCTCCTTTTCATTTAACCAATTTGAACTCCTGAACAAGTTTGCGTTTTCCAATAAACTAGTCAATAGTGGTAAGGATAACATTGAGCGGGTTCTCTTACTGAATAACTTGGATGGTCATATTTTGTACGAGTATTACATTAATGGTATTAATGTTACTCTGAAACGTTGTTTCCACTCTTCAAATACTCATTCTCCAACCAACCTGGGGGTTGAAAAagatatatatttaataaatagCTGTGAATTGATGTACAGAAGTTTACTTGGCTACTATAGCGAGAATTCAAGGAGACTAAAAATTGAGCCTTGGACAATCCCCAGCTTTTTCAACGAGTTTATTAAATCCTTTGGAATTTCTGAAAGTTTCAAGGTCTCACCACAGTTTGCCGCAAGGACACAACTACTAAATTCACCGGGTTTGGAAGTTAGTAGAGCCTACAATAAAAAGTCAACTCTAATCTCAGCGCTAAAATCCTATCCCGGTTTCATTTCCAAATCTCAACAATCTAACctattattttaa